One Capsicum annuum cultivar UCD-10X-F1 chromosome 2, UCD10Xv1.1, whole genome shotgun sequence genomic window carries:
- the LOC124896323 gene encoding uncharacterized protein LOC124896323 encodes MEGDLFKYKGNSSKIVHLYLTPTIGKMEQRYMKIFKPYTYKVKDSSIDALKVNIRGVTLLTSSAEVADEDKDLGSHNYVSSPARAYDHAGSSGLKNTLNSLMIMTYVSMLL; translated from the exons ATGGAAGGTGACCTATTTAAGTACAAAGGAAACAGTTCCAag ATTGTGCACCTGTACCTTACCCCTACCATCGGTAAGATGGAGCAGAgatatatgaaaatatttaagcCATACACGTACAAAGTTAAGGATTCGTCCATCGATGCTTTGAAGGTAAACATAAGAGGTGTGACTCTCCTAACTTCATCAGCAGAGGTCGCGGATGAAGATAAAGATTTGGGTAGTCACAATTATGTTTCAAGTCCAGCACGTGCTTATGATCATGCTGGTTCAAGTGGACTCAAAAATACACTCAACTCTTTAATGATAATGACCTACGTGAGCATGTTGCTGTGA